Within Candidatus Cloacimonadaceae bacterium, the genomic segment GCACAATATCCTCATGGAGTATCTGCGGTTCCATACTGGCACCGTTAACTCTGAAGGCAATGTAGGAGTCCGTACCATAAGGAAGATACCGGGTTGGAACTTCGACAGAATCCGCTGGAACATAGTCGTCTCTCACTTCGATAGGTTCTCCGGCGGAAATTTCCGCCACGATTGGGAACATTGAAGTGCGCACGTAAGTTCTATCAAAATCATTGACTAAGGTGGGCTTGCCATCGATGACCTGCACCTTCTTGGTGGTCGTGATGTCGGCACCGAGCTCCCAGGGAGCCTGGATGAACATGCTGCCTTCAGCTCTTAACAACCAGTTCACATTGATCCCGTTTTCGACCAGTTTCGCCAGAAATTCAGGGTCGGGATAACGGGTATTACCCTTGTATCTCGCCATAGAATTGGTAGAGATACC encodes:
- a CDS encoding S24 family peptidase, which gives rise to MKAEDIGTRLGMLVKALHLKNYEFEKKFGISTNSMARYKGNTRYPDPEFLAKLVENGINVNWLLRAEGSMFIQAPWELGADITTTKKVQVIDGKPTLVNDFDRTYVRTSMFPIVAEISAGEPIEVRDDYVPADSVEVPTRYLPYGTDSYIAFRVNGASMEPQILHEDIV